One genomic region from Sphingobacterium sp. UGAL515B_05 encodes:
- a CDS encoding two-component regulator propeller domain-containing protein: MKRITTILLLSILLACINVQAQSIYFKNYQTHDGLSNSTVKCITQDVQGFLWLGTRNGLNRFDGNQFKIFRHNASDSTSIGSSSILSILTDSKGVLWVGTTRGTYCYDPIKENFTPFRGVPIGEVNAIHEYAGFIWLLSNGKLYRYNSYTTEIIPFDQNKNTIVAITSSKKGGLWTTDNNSTIQRYQVNTSKFVEVDLKKIDRKALANTKTVYAINDSLLMVGTINSAYLFDFKNGRLKNLFASHYPNKVIQANCIIQQTESIYWIGTETGIYTYDIHTGQSQHIKKDLLNPFAISDNAVLNFYRDREDNIWFGTFFGGFNQYSNQFDNFKKYLSGFGKSALSGNIVHDIKKDRYGNFWIGTEDGGLNKIDAQTQQIQHFLANGKKGSIAHNNVHGLATIGDDLWVGSTTHGLDILDVKTGKLKKHYDRIGKGPLQSSFAVCLYKSRDNSMFVGTDRALYRYNKNSDSFDLLPITAWIQGIYEDEYGILWINTYGSGVYQYNRSSGEIQHLLSEQGKQNTLVNNYVNGLFEDSKNNLWFCTESGLSKYRRDGRFTNYLTESGLPSNQVFKVLEDDNRSIWISTGGGLVRLDEGVPRRVIYTSRDGLPADQFNYNSAYKDSDGTLYFGTIKGMVSFNPTKSIKNSFIPPIFISGIQINNVSVPVRENGILKESISLSEEIQLTYDNSNISFNIAALSFVSPKSNPYRYIMEGYDKDWTDITGHQKIYYNKLPPGTYTFKFRGANNNSVWNPNEKKLLIIVSPPWWQSSWAYLLYFLSFGTIALLVLRYYFLLIKANNAQKMDSYERKKEQEIYNLKLEFFTNLAHEIRTPLTLIKMPLEKIINNHKFTDRDTAKDLALIEKNTARLIRLTNQLLDFRKAETNNMSLIFTKTDINALLSEVFHDLNYFAKDKQLHYDLSLPRISLTAYVDEEALRKIFTNLIHNAIKYADQEVNVKLLPFNSDDIMFNIEFKNDGELIPFEKREKIFEPFYRLNESDKDTGTGIGLPLSRSLVELHQGNLSLVHLEENRNIFLLSIPIFQEQSLDIKSFQEDNDDHVLHDRSDEQEEEKPVILLVEDNKEILAYLNKELKTSYTILRAGNGAEALEILDQENVQLVLTDIMMPIMDGLALCKRIKTDILYSHIPVIFLTAKNALDSKIQGLKNGADAYIEKPFSLEFLMVQIRNILKNRKIIKNYLTNSSSSNLMDINVSAPDKDFISQLNTVIYENISTIDLNVDELAKLMHMSRPTLYRKIKGLSDLTPNELINISRLKKAAELLTQKEYNITQVSTMVGYTVQSNFSRDFHKHYGMSPSSYILENRK, translated from the coding sequence TTGAAAAGAATAACCACCATACTCCTTTTATCTATCTTGCTAGCATGTATTAACGTGCAGGCACAATCGATCTATTTTAAAAATTATCAAACCCACGACGGTCTCTCTAATAGCACAGTCAAATGTATTACACAGGATGTTCAGGGTTTTCTATGGTTAGGGACAAGGAATGGCCTCAATCGCTTTGATGGCAATCAATTTAAGATATTTAGACACAATGCTTCAGACTCTACAAGTATCGGAAGTTCGTCCATTTTAAGTATACTCACAGACAGTAAAGGAGTGCTATGGGTGGGAACCACACGCGGTACCTATTGTTACGATCCTATTAAAGAAAATTTTACACCATTCAGGGGTGTACCAATCGGTGAAGTAAATGCCATACACGAATACGCCGGTTTTATCTGGTTACTTTCGAACGGAAAACTTTATCGCTATAATTCTTATACAACAGAAATAATTCCATTTGATCAGAACAAAAATACCATTGTAGCGATTACCAGCAGCAAAAAAGGCGGGTTGTGGACAACGGACAATAACAGTACCATACAACGGTATCAGGTTAATACGAGCAAATTTGTCGAAGTTGACCTTAAAAAGATCGATCGAAAAGCATTGGCAAATACTAAAACCGTTTACGCCATCAATGATTCCCTGTTGATGGTCGGTACAATCAATTCGGCCTATTTGTTTGATTTCAAAAATGGCCGGTTGAAAAATCTATTTGCAAGTCATTACCCCAATAAAGTTATCCAGGCAAACTGTATTATTCAACAAACGGAGTCGATATACTGGATTGGAACAGAAACTGGAATATATACCTATGATATCCACACAGGTCAGAGCCAGCACATCAAAAAAGATCTGCTCAATCCATTTGCCATATCTGACAATGCTGTCCTGAATTTCTATCGGGACCGTGAAGACAACATCTGGTTTGGAACATTTTTCGGCGGCTTTAACCAATACAGCAACCAATTCGACAATTTCAAAAAGTATCTATCTGGATTCGGAAAATCGGCCCTATCAGGCAATATTGTACACGATATCAAAAAAGATCGCTATGGAAATTTCTGGATAGGAACAGAAGATGGCGGCCTGAACAAAATTGATGCGCAAACACAACAAATTCAGCATTTCCTTGCCAATGGAAAAAAAGGAAGTATAGCGCATAACAATGTTCATGGCCTGGCAACAATCGGCGACGATCTTTGGGTAGGCTCCACAACACATGGACTAGACATTCTCGACGTAAAAACCGGAAAACTAAAAAAACACTATGACCGTATCGGCAAAGGCCCCCTACAAAGCAGCTTTGCTGTATGCCTCTATAAGTCCAGAGACAACAGCATGTTTGTCGGGACAGACCGCGCACTATACCGCTACAACAAAAATAGCGACAGTTTTGACCTCCTTCCTATTACCGCATGGATACAGGGCATTTATGAAGATGAATATGGTATACTTTGGATCAACACCTACGGTAGCGGGGTCTACCAATATAACCGCAGTTCGGGAGAAATTCAGCACCTGTTATCCGAACAAGGTAAACAAAATACACTCGTCAATAATTACGTCAACGGTCTATTTGAAGACAGCAAAAATAACTTGTGGTTTTGCACCGAAAGCGGCCTCTCAAAATACCGTCGTGATGGGCGCTTCACCAATTATCTGACCGAATCCGGTTTACCTTCCAATCAGGTATTCAAGGTCCTAGAAGACGACAACAGGAGCATCTGGATATCTACAGGTGGTGGATTGGTTAGACTGGACGAAGGAGTTCCGCGTAGGGTCATCTATACATCGAGAGATGGGCTTCCCGCAGATCAGTTTAATTATAATTCGGCTTACAAAGATAGCGACGGGACTTTATATTTCGGGACGATTAAAGGAATGGTTAGCTTCAACCCGACAAAATCCATTAAGAACAGCTTTATTCCACCTATATTCATCAGCGGCATTCAGATTAACAATGTGAGCGTACCGGTTCGTGAAAATGGCATACTAAAAGAATCCATCTCCCTATCAGAAGAGATCCAACTGACCTACGACAATTCCAATATTAGCTTCAATATCGCCGCCTTGAGCTTTGTTTCCCCAAAGAGCAATCCTTATCGTTATATCATGGAAGGTTACGATAAAGACTGGACCGATATTACAGGCCATCAAAAAATCTATTACAATAAACTTCCTCCGGGCACTTATACGTTTAAGTTCAGGGGTGCAAATAACAACAGCGTCTGGAATCCGAATGAAAAAAAACTGCTCATCATCGTTTCGCCACCCTGGTGGCAGTCAAGTTGGGCATACTTGCTTTATTTTTTGAGCTTCGGCACCATTGCACTGCTCGTATTGCGGTATTACTTTCTCCTTATCAAGGCCAACAACGCCCAAAAGATGGATAGTTATGAACGAAAAAAAGAACAGGAAATATATAACCTCAAGCTGGAATTCTTCACCAACCTGGCCCACGAAATTCGTACGCCACTCACGCTGATCAAGATGCCCCTTGAGAAAATAATCAATAACCATAAATTTACCGATCGCGACACAGCCAAAGACCTTGCGTTGATTGAAAAAAACACAGCGCGATTAATTCGCCTCACCAACCAATTACTTGATTTTAGAAAAGCAGAAACCAACAATATGAGCCTTATTTTTACTAAAACGGATATTAATGCACTCCTATCCGAAGTATTTCACGATTTAAATTATTTTGCAAAAGATAAACAGCTGCACTATGACCTCAGTCTCCCGCGTATCAGTCTCACGGCTTACGTGGATGAAGAAGCCCTTCGAAAAATCTTTACCAACCTGATTCATAACGCCATCAAATATGCGGATCAAGAAGTCAACGTCAAACTCCTCCCTTTTAATAGCGATGATATTATGTTCAATATCGAGTTTAAGAATGATGGTGAGCTCATTCCTTTTGAGAAAAGAGAGAAAATATTTGAACCATTTTATCGCTTAAATGAATCCGATAAAGATACGGGGACGGGCATTGGTCTTCCTTTATCCCGCTCCTTGGTTGAATTGCACCAAGGAAACTTATCCCTTGTACATCTGGAAGAGAACCGCAATATATTTCTGCTATCGATCCCAATCTTTCAGGAACAATCGCTCGACATCAAATCTTTTCAGGAAGATAATGACGATCATGTATTGCATGATAGATCCGATGAACAGGAGGAAGAAAAGCCGGTGATTCTGCTCGTCGAGGATAATAAAGAAATATTGGCCTACCTCAATAAAGAATTGAAAACCAGCTACACTATTCTACGGGCAGGGAACGGTGCCGAGGCCCTCGAAATATTAGATCAAGAGAATGTACAACTTGTATTAACAGATATTATGATGCCCATTATGGATGGTCTGGCGCTATGCAAACGCATCAAAACAGATATTCTGTATAGCCATATTCCCGTTATTTTTCTAACGGCAAAAAATGCACTGGATTCAAAAATTCAGGGATTAAAAAATGGTGCTGATGCCTATATCGAAAAACCCTTTTCGCTTGAATTCCTTATGGTACAGATACGCAACATCCTCAAAAACCGTAAAATCATCAAGAATTACCTAACCAATTCTTCCAGCTCCAACTTAATGGATATTAACGTTTCAGCACCCGACAAAGATTTTATCAGTCAGCTGAATACGGTTATTTATGAGAATATTTCAACGATAGATCTCAATGTGGATGAACTGGCCAAATTGATGCATATGAGCCGTCCAACCCTTTACCGTAAAATCAAAGGACTATCCGACCTCACACCCAATGAATTGATCAATATTTCACGATTGAAAAAGGCGGCAGAACTACTCACCCAAAAAGAATATAACATCACCCAGGTATCAACGATGGTCGGTTATACCGTACAATCCAATTTTTCAAGGGACTTTCATAAGCACTATGGCATGTCGCCAAGCAGCTATATTCTTGAAAACCGCAAGTGA